From a region of the Fischerella sp. JS2 genome:
- a CDS encoding tetratricopeptide repeat protein produces MKQWCLILKINQIFTYRYKQGKKSLKSKANKSFPLPLSPLPFLVTSFIFHPITVNAADITEQLHHQIDKSVVRQSTDQADTLLRIGQQQHASGKSDKAIESWLQALEIYHSLGDLNAQGLIYDYLATGYVQLGRYKEAENAIRRRLAIARDIHDFQSQIFALNNIGTLLLQQGEPAASVQTFAEAVEIARHVKNIEGQGLSLSNLGLANARLGNNNKAIKLYENALSFRRQVRDPIGEANTLNNLGDAYLEAGDYQGTIGTYGSALRIAKYSSDRVNELRAIDGLVTAHSSVGRYERAFDLLQQRLILAQELQNRREELKSFESYAQLYEQLGNFPTARNFYERAIAVAKILEDTKQEVRLLDRLTQMMRKANLTETSRKNY; encoded by the coding sequence ATGAAACAATGGTGTTTGATACTAAAAATTAACCAAATTTTTACTTATAGATACAAGCAGGGGAAAAAGAGTTTAAAAAGTAAAGCTAATAAATCTTTTCCCCTTCCCCTTTCCCCCTTACCCTTTTTAGTTACTAGTTTTATATTTCATCCCATAACAGTGAATGCTGCGGATATTACTGAACAACTCCACCATCAGATAGATAAGTCTGTAGTGCGACAATCCACAGACCAAGCAGATACTTTGCTGCGAATCGGTCAGCAGCAACATGCCTCTGGCAAGTCTGATAAAGCCATTGAGTCTTGGTTACAAGCACTAGAAATTTATCACTCGCTTGGTGATCTCAACGCTCAAGGTTTAATTTACGATTACCTTGCTACAGGTTATGTCCAGTTGGGTCGTTATAAAGAAGCAGAAAACGCCATACGCCGACGCCTAGCGATCGCTCGTGATATCCATGACTTTCAAAGTCAAATTTTTGCCCTGAATAATATTGGTACATTATTGCTGCAACAAGGGGAACCCGCCGCTAGTGTACAAACTTTTGCCGAAGCTGTGGAAATTGCCCGCCACGTTAAAAATATCGAAGGTCAAGGACTGTCTTTAAGCAATTTGGGACTGGCAAATGCCAGGCTAGGAAATAACAACAAAGCCATCAAACTTTATGAAAATGCTTTAAGTTTCCGTCGTCAAGTTCGTGATCCCATTGGCGAGGCTAACACTCTCAATAATTTAGGTGATGCTTATCTCGAAGCGGGAGATTATCAAGGTACTATAGGGACTTATGGATCTGCACTGCGAATTGCCAAATATAGTAGTGATCGCGTTAATGAATTACGAGCAATTGATGGTCTAGTTACTGCTCACAGTTCTGTGGGACGCTATGAACGTGCTTTTGACTTGTTACAGCAGCGATTAATCTTAGCTCAAGAATTACAAAATCGGCGAGAAGAATTAAAATCTTTTGAGTCCTATGCTCAGTTATATGAGCAATTAGGTAATTTCCCGACTGCCCGTAATTTTTATGAAAGGGCAATTGCGGTAGCCAAGATACTAGAAGACACTAAGCAAGAAGTGCGATTACTAGATCGACTCACTCAAATGATGCGGAAGGCTAACTTGACTGAAACAAGCAGAAAAAATTATTAA
- a CDS encoding sigma-70 family RNA polymerase sigma factor, with product MQIPHFPEANHPLVKSLFHHTDPELVRLFQQHPESGRYFTAIFCRYSPIVFTVIRHSARSPVQADYLFALTWRHIYYELGGLNLSSTQPGRESLTLQNWLIDQTAYCINEIELPPTEAIHYSLKATSVPLWCYVEQALDQMTPILRLMVLMAQTFHWSETRIAAYLQAEGEAIAPSEVANFLQEGYRMLEEKLPTDIRAIYLGENLLPPAIA from the coding sequence GTGCAAATTCCTCATTTTCCTGAAGCTAATCATCCCTTAGTTAAGTCACTGTTCCATCACACTGACCCAGAACTCGTTAGGTTGTTCCAGCAGCATCCAGAGTCGGGAAGATACTTTACAGCTATTTTTTGCCGCTATAGTCCTATAGTTTTTACAGTAATTCGCCATTCGGCGCGATCGCCTGTGCAAGCAGATTATTTATTTGCCTTGACTTGGCGACATATCTACTACGAATTGGGTGGACTTAATCTCAGTAGCACTCAACCTGGTAGGGAAAGTCTGACGTTACAAAATTGGCTCATTGATCAGACTGCTTACTGTATCAACGAGATTGAACTTCCTCCTACTGAAGCAATTCATTATTCTCTCAAAGCCACCTCTGTACCACTATGGTGTTATGTAGAACAAGCATTAGATCAAATGACACCAATTTTACGCTTGATGGTATTAATGGCTCAAACTTTTCACTGGAGCGAAACCAGAATTGCCGCTTATCTACAAGCTGAAGGAGAAGCGATCGCCCCCAGCGAAGTAGCCAATTTTCTTCAGGAAGGTTATCGTATGCTAGAGGAAAAATTACCAACAGATATTCGTGCTATCTACTTGGGTGAAAATTTACTGCCACCTGCAATTGCGTAG
- a CDS encoding glyoxalase-like domain protein, whose protein sequence is MFIASVTSLLVNPYTFASFLPSIPLDSLFSTQGIMVMLLAAYAGAMWMFLTSAPKVYTVMVSDLEIARQLYEGLLDLPAAEVPLHYYYNYEQTIGATGVDPLYLGSSPSFSNKMSNASEGLWYQLKKNTQLHVITGASLGSKNQQRHVCFDHECMEMILMRVEVRGLKFKIRSRKPLIFLVKDYEGRIIEMAEVAN, encoded by the coding sequence ATGTTTATAGCAAGTGTGACATCATTGTTGGTTAATCCTTATACTTTTGCCTCTTTTTTACCTTCTATACCATTAGATAGCCTTTTTTCTACCCAAGGCATAATGGTAATGCTACTAGCAGCCTATGCTGGGGCCATGTGGATGTTCCTCACCAGTGCGCCAAAGGTATACACAGTTATGGTGTCGGATTTAGAAATTGCACGACAGTTATATGAAGGACTCCTAGATTTACCAGCAGCAGAAGTACCCCTACACTACTACTACAACTATGAACAAACTATCGGTGCAACAGGAGTTGACCCGCTTTACTTAGGAAGTAGTCCTTCCTTTTCTAACAAAATGTCGAATGCAAGTGAGGGACTGTGGTATCAACTTAAGAAAAATACTCAGTTGCATGTAATTACGGGAGCTAGTTTAGGCAGCAAAAATCAACAACGCCACGTTTGCTTTGACCACGAATGTATGGAAATGATTTTAATGCGGGTAGAAGTGCGGGGATTGAAATTCAAGATTCGTAGCAGAAAGCCCTTAATTTTTTTGGTTAAGGACTACGAAGGGCGAATTATTGAAATGGCAGAAGTAGCGAATTAA
- a CDS encoding sporulation protein, which translates to MFKKMLASVGIGAAKVDTRIFNASVIPGDVLEGEVHITGGDIAQDISDIYLKLATEYEREVDDSTIHEECVMVDYRLLERLTVQPKEEIVVPFALELPYEMPLTMGRIPVYIRTGLDIKTAINPRDRDVLEVKPHPLMQRVFVAVERLGFHLHKVDCEYTHSLGGSYPFVQEFEFKPSGEYRNYLDELEVIFRLHPEELEVLLEIDKRARGFAGWLDEAFDLDERYARFYLTESDLDEVDVETMIDDMIRSHIH; encoded by the coding sequence ATGTTTAAAAAAATGTTAGCAAGCGTTGGCATTGGTGCAGCTAAAGTTGATACACGTATTTTTAACGCTTCAGTGATTCCAGGTGATGTATTGGAAGGAGAAGTTCATATTACTGGTGGTGATATAGCTCAGGATATCAGTGATATTTATTTAAAACTTGCTACTGAATATGAGCGGGAAGTCGATGATTCTACCATTCATGAAGAGTGTGTAATGGTCGATTACCGCCTGCTAGAACGGTTGACTGTTCAGCCTAAAGAAGAAATTGTAGTACCGTTTGCCTTAGAGTTGCCCTATGAAATGCCCTTGACAATGGGTAGAATACCAGTATATATCCGTACAGGCTTGGATATTAAAACTGCTATCAATCCCAGGGATAGAGATGTTTTAGAAGTGAAACCTCATCCACTAATGCAACGAGTATTTGTAGCAGTAGAAAGATTAGGTTTTCATCTGCATAAAGTGGATTGTGAATATACCCATTCTCTTGGTGGTTCTTATCCCTTTGTACAAGAATTTGAGTTCAAACCCAGTGGAGAATACAGAAACTATCTAGACGAGTTAGAAGTCATTTTCCGTTTACACCCAGAGGAGTTAGAAGTTTTGCTGGAGATTGATAAACGGGCCCGTGGTTTTGCAGGTTGGTTAGACGAAGCTTTTGATTTAGATGAGCGCTATGCACGCTTTTATCTAACAGAATCAGATTTAGATGAGGTGGATGTAGAGACGATGATTGATGACATGATTCGCAGTCATATTCATTAA